The following are from one region of the Streptomyces fradiae genome:
- a CDS encoding metallophosphoesterase, which translates to MTQGAGQEPVVRTATLRDFRVPPYARVPVQGHTGEPFPAEVPAPPAATTQAPAPAPAPADATLHLGSLAPQHPLASAPQAAYEPSYGAPAGAPAPAAPAAPSAPAASGHPGNAYPDDAPPEGYTPTERDLPVIKRTDTLQVPVATAPLPAPAAPDGRGPLYVVGDVHGYLDELLEALRAQGLIDENGSWAAGNARLWFLGDFTDRGPDGIGVIDLVMRLSAEAAAAGGYCKALMGNHELLLIGAKRFGDTPVNSGAGTATFQAAWLLNGGQKHDMDRLTDMHLQWMSRLDAVVEQDGHLLLHSDTTAYLEYGQTIEDVNDKVHEILTRNDADEVWDLFRKFTKRFAFRDEASGPQAVQELLGTYGGRRIVHGHSPIPYLLGQVGTEDGEEGERPVVDGPHVYADGLAIAMDGGVTMAGKLLVVQLPLPA; encoded by the coding sequence ATGACACAGGGGGCCGGGCAGGAACCCGTGGTGCGCACGGCGACGTTGCGTGACTTCCGTGTACCTCCGTACGCGCGAGTGCCCGTCCAGGGCCATACGGGCGAGCCGTTCCCGGCCGAGGTCCCCGCACCCCCGGCCGCGACCACACAGGCACCCGCACCGGCGCCCGCGCCCGCCGATGCCACGCTGCACCTCGGATCCCTCGCGCCCCAGCATCCCCTGGCGAGCGCGCCCCAGGCGGCGTACGAGCCCTCCTACGGCGCTCCGGCCGGCGCCCCGGCCCCGGCGGCGCCCGCAGCCCCCTCGGCTCCCGCCGCCTCCGGCCACCCCGGCAACGCCTACCCGGACGACGCGCCGCCCGAGGGCTACACGCCGACCGAGCGCGACCTGCCGGTGATCAAGCGGACCGACACCCTCCAGGTCCCGGTCGCCACGGCGCCGCTGCCCGCCCCCGCCGCGCCCGACGGCCGCGGCCCGCTCTACGTCGTGGGCGACGTCCACGGCTACCTGGACGAGCTCCTGGAGGCGCTGCGCGCCCAGGGCCTCATCGACGAGAACGGCAGCTGGGCCGCGGGCAACGCCCGCCTGTGGTTCCTCGGCGACTTCACCGACCGCGGCCCCGACGGCATCGGGGTGATCGACCTCGTGATGCGCCTGTCCGCCGAGGCCGCCGCCGCCGGCGGCTACTGCAAGGCCCTGATGGGCAATCACGAACTGCTGCTCATCGGCGCCAAGCGGTTCGGCGACACCCCGGTCAACTCCGGCGCCGGCACCGCCACCTTCCAGGCCGCCTGGCTGCTCAACGGCGGCCAGAAGCACGACATGGACCGCCTCACGGACATGCACCTGCAGTGGATGTCCCGGCTCGACGCCGTGGTGGAGCAGGACGGACACCTGCTGCTGCACTCGGACACCACCGCGTACCTGGAGTACGGCCAGACCATCGAGGACGTCAACGACAAGGTCCACGAGATCCTCACCCGGAACGACGCGGACGAAGTCTGGGACCTCTTCCGGAAGTTCACCAAGCGCTTCGCGTTCCGTGACGAGGCGTCGGGCCCGCAGGCCGTGCAGGAGTTGCTCGGCACCTACGGCGGGCGCCGGATCGTGCACGGCCACAGCCCCATCCCGTACCTCCTCGGCCAGGTCGGCACGGAGGACGGCGAGGAGGGCGAGCGCCCGGTCGTGGACGGCCCGCACGTGTACGCGGACGGGCTCGCCATCGCGATGGACGGCGGAGTGACCATGGCCGGAAAGCTGCTGGTCGTCCAACTCCCGCTGCCCGCCTGA
- the thiC gene encoding phosphomethylpyrimidine synthase ThiC: protein MTIQDAHTPASDQNAPQGGQGERTPGWHKGYVEGSRPDLRVPVRQVHLTNGKDVTLYDTSGPYTDPSVETDVRRGLAPLRENWIISRGDTEEYPGRPVRPEDDGIKHTSPRGGGLKNLDAVFPGRPRLPRRGRDGQAVTQLAYARRGEITPEMEYVAIRENVSPEVVREEIAAGRAVLPANVNHPEIEPMIIGKRFLVKVNANIGNSAVTSSIEEEVEKMTWATKWGADTVMDLSTGRNIHTTREWVLRNSPVPIGTVPLYQALEKVDGKAEELTWEIYKDTVIEQAEQGVDYMTVHAGVLLPYVPLTARRKTGIVSRGGSIMAAWCLAHHKENFLYTNFEELCEILAAYDVTYSLGDGLRPGSIADANDAAQFAELKTLGELNTIAKRHDVQTMIEGPGHVPMHKIKENIDLQQEICEEAPFYTLGPLTTDVAPAYDHITSGIGAAMIAWWGTAMLCYVTPKEHLGLPNKDDVKTGVITYKIAAHAADLAKGHPGAQEWDDALSDARFEFRWEDQFNLAMDPVTAREFHDETLPAEPAKTAHFCSMCGPKFCSMKISQDIRREHGGDLKAEEIEAGMAEKSAEFAAAGNRVYLPMAE from the coding sequence ATGACCATTCAGGATGCACACACGCCTGCCTCCGACCAGAACGCCCCGCAGGGCGGCCAGGGCGAGCGCACGCCGGGCTGGCACAAGGGTTACGTCGAGGGCTCCCGCCCCGACCTCCGGGTGCCGGTGCGGCAGGTGCACCTCACCAACGGCAAGGACGTGACGCTGTACGACACGTCCGGCCCGTACACCGACCCGAGCGTCGAGACCGACGTCCGGCGGGGCCTGGCGCCGCTGCGCGAGAACTGGATCATCTCGCGCGGCGACACCGAGGAGTACCCGGGCCGCCCGGTCCGGCCCGAGGACGACGGCATCAAGCACACCTCGCCGCGCGGCGGCGGGCTCAAGAACCTCGACGCGGTCTTCCCCGGGCGCCCGCGGTTGCCCCGCCGCGGCCGCGACGGCCAGGCGGTGACGCAGCTCGCGTACGCCCGCCGGGGCGAGATCACCCCGGAGATGGAGTACGTCGCGATCCGCGAGAACGTCTCCCCCGAGGTCGTACGGGAGGAGATCGCGGCGGGTCGTGCGGTGCTGCCGGCGAACGTCAACCACCCGGAGATCGAGCCGATGATCATCGGCAAGCGGTTCCTGGTGAAGGTCAACGCCAACATCGGCAACTCCGCCGTCACCTCCTCCATCGAGGAGGAGGTGGAGAAGATGACCTGGGCGACCAAGTGGGGCGCCGACACGGTCATGGACCTCTCCACCGGCCGCAACATCCACACCACCCGCGAGTGGGTGCTGCGCAACTCCCCCGTGCCGATCGGCACCGTGCCGCTCTACCAGGCCCTGGAGAAGGTCGACGGCAAGGCCGAGGAGCTGACCTGGGAGATCTACAAGGACACGGTCATCGAGCAGGCCGAGCAGGGCGTCGACTACATGACGGTGCACGCCGGCGTGCTGCTGCCGTACGTGCCGCTCACCGCGCGCCGCAAGACCGGCATCGTCTCGCGCGGCGGCTCGATCATGGCCGCGTGGTGTCTCGCGCACCACAAGGAGAACTTCCTCTACACGAACTTCGAGGAGCTCTGCGAGATCCTCGCGGCGTACGACGTCACGTACTCGCTCGGCGACGGCCTGCGGCCCGGCTCGATCGCGGACGCCAACGACGCGGCGCAGTTCGCGGAGCTGAAGACCCTGGGCGAGCTCAACACCATCGCCAAGCGGCACGACGTGCAGACGATGATCGAGGGCCCGGGCCATGTCCCGATGCACAAGATCAAGGAGAACATCGACCTCCAGCAGGAGATCTGCGAGGAGGCGCCGTTCTACACGCTCGGCCCGCTGACCACGGACGTCGCCCCGGCGTACGACCACATCACCTCGGGCATCGGCGCCGCGATGATCGCCTGGTGGGGCACCGCGATGCTCTGCTACGTCACGCCCAAGGAGCACCTGGGCCTGCCGAACAAGGACGACGTGAAGACCGGCGTCATCACCTACAAGATCGCCGCCCACGCCGCCGACCTCGCCAAGGGCCACCCGGGCGCCCAGGAATGGGACGACGCGCTGTCCGACGCGCGCTTCGAGTTCCGCTGGGAGGACCAGTTCAACCTCGCCATGGACCCGGTCACGGCCCGCGAGTTCCACGACGAGACGCTCCCGGCGGAGCCCGCGAAGACGGCCCACTTCTGCTCGATGTGCGGCCCGAAGTTCTGCTCGATGAAGATCTCCCAGGACATCCGCCGCGAGCACGGTGGCGACCTGAAGGCGGAGGAGATCGAGGCGGGCATGGCCGAGAAGTCGGCCGAGTTCGCGGCCGCGGGCAACCGGGTGTACCTGCCGATGGCGGAGTGA
- a CDS encoding YibE/F family protein has product MTSSEQPPEPHGHEHGHERGHEHGPEHGHGHSHAHGHGPAAPVSRHLRKVIAAVLIPFATAVVVGLVVLWPGATPAHQRTGVGFDRQTEQGTVVSVEHVDCKDVNAAQVPPTGDTSTPQGREAVNGQQGQCAKATVEVTTGQDKGRRFVEVVQPDAPRQLHEGQGVVVAYAPDAPRDLQYSVTDVNRKVPIAVLAGIFALAVVIVGRMRGVMALIALAISFLVLTLFILPAILEGSNPLVVAVVGSSAIMLIALYMCHGLSARTSVAVLGTLVSLLLIGLLGSVFIDWASLSGNTDDNTGLIHGLYPQIDMSGLLLAGIIIGSLGVLDDVTVTQTSAVWELHQADPGMGPRRLYGAAIRIGRDHIASVVNTLVLAYAGAALPLLLLFSIAQSSVGTVANSELVAEEIVRTLVGSIGLVASVPITTALAALVVSADRPGPEAAKAGAGPGNGRAGRGGRAAGGGGRRRRAK; this is encoded by the coding sequence GTGACTTCCTCCGAGCAGCCCCCCGAACCGCACGGCCACGAGCACGGCCACGAGCGCGGCCATGAGCACGGGCCCGAGCACGGCCATGGGCATTCCCATGCGCACGGTCACGGCCCCGCCGCGCCGGTCTCCCGGCATCTGCGCAAGGTCATCGCGGCCGTTCTGATCCCCTTCGCCACCGCCGTCGTCGTCGGGCTCGTGGTGCTGTGGCCGGGCGCCACGCCCGCGCACCAGCGCACCGGCGTCGGCTTCGACCGGCAGACCGAGCAGGGCACGGTCGTCTCCGTCGAGCACGTCGACTGCAAGGACGTGAACGCCGCCCAGGTCCCGCCGACCGGCGACACCTCCACCCCGCAGGGCCGCGAGGCGGTCAACGGGCAGCAGGGGCAGTGCGCGAAGGCCACCGTCGAGGTCACCACCGGCCAGGACAAGGGCCGCAGGTTCGTCGAGGTCGTGCAGCCGGACGCGCCCCGGCAACTCCACGAGGGGCAGGGCGTGGTGGTGGCGTACGCCCCCGACGCACCGCGCGACCTGCAGTACTCCGTCACCGACGTGAACCGGAAGGTGCCGATCGCGGTGCTCGCCGGCATCTTCGCGCTCGCCGTCGTGATCGTCGGGCGGATGCGCGGCGTGATGGCGCTGATCGCGCTCGCCATCAGCTTCCTGGTGCTGACCCTGTTCATCCTGCCGGCGATCCTCGAGGGCTCGAATCCGCTGGTCGTCGCGGTCGTCGGATCGAGCGCGATCATGCTCATCGCGCTCTACATGTGCCATGGCCTCTCGGCCCGCACCTCGGTCGCGGTGCTCGGCACCCTCGTCTCGCTGCTGCTGATCGGGCTGCTGGGCTCGGTCTTCATCGACTGGGCCTCGCTCAGCGGCAACACCGACGACAACACCGGCCTCATCCACGGGCTCTACCCGCAGATCGACATGTCCGGTCTGCTGCTCGCCGGGATCATCATCGGCTCGCTCGGCGTGCTCGACGACGTGACCGTCACCCAGACCTCCGCGGTCTGGGAACTGCACCAGGCCGACCCGGGCATGGGGCCGCGACGGCTCTACGGGGCCGCGATCCGGATCGGCCGCGACCACATCGCCTCGGTGGTGAACACCCTGGTCCTGGCCTACGCGGGCGCGGCGCTTCCGCTGCTCCTGCTGTTCTCGATCGCGCAGAGCAGCGTGGGCACGGTGGCCAACAGCGAGCTGGTCGCGGAGGAGATCGTCCGGACCCTGGTCGGGTCGATCGGTCTGGTCGCCTCGGTGCCGATCACCACCGCCCTGGCGGCGCTCGTGGTGTCGGCGGACCGGCCGGGACCGGAGGCAGCGAAGGCCGGCGCGGGCCCGGGTAACGGCCGCGCGGGCCGGGGCGGGCGGGCTGCCGGGGGCGGCGGCCGTCGGCGCCGCGCCAAGTGA
- a CDS encoding VWA domain-containing protein — MTARSLSKGANVAVESSALRVELVWSQGAGVPDVDASALLLTSGGRVRDDGDFVFYNQPRHASGAVAHLGKQSAAGGMKDTLAVDLGSLEAGVERVVLCASADGGTFGQVPGLMMRLLDAASGGEVARFEMTAGTETAFICGELYLRQGQWKFRAVGQGYAAGLAGLATEFGITVDEPATGAAAPPAPVPASAPAQASAAGTRLTKGEERLPVDMRKRLSLRKEQVAVSLRKHGAEGVVARVVLVLDASGSMSFLYTRGVVADVVERMAAVAAQLDDDGEMQAWTFASQPARLPDLRLGELPDWLRLHVRVGQVGLFRRNKRPRGLEPGQVDMRTVGIQNEEQRVIAEVRSYVAQNPAPVPTLVLFFSDGGVYRNAEIEQELRAAVEEPVFWQFVGLGRSDYGVLERFDTLPGRRVDNVGFFAVDDISTVPDAELYDRLLSEFPSWITAARQAGIL, encoded by the coding sequence ATGACAGCGAGATCCCTCAGCAAGGGTGCCAACGTGGCCGTGGAGTCCTCGGCGTTGCGCGTCGAGCTCGTCTGGAGCCAGGGGGCGGGGGTGCCCGATGTCGATGCCTCGGCGCTGCTGCTGACGTCGGGCGGGCGGGTGCGGGACGACGGGGACTTCGTGTTCTACAACCAGCCGCGGCATGCGTCCGGGGCCGTGGCGCATCTGGGGAAGCAGAGTGCGGCCGGTGGCATGAAGGACACCCTGGCGGTGGATCTCGGCTCGCTGGAGGCCGGGGTCGAGCGGGTCGTGTTGTGCGCGTCGGCGGACGGGGGGACGTTCGGGCAGGTGCCCGGGCTGATGATGCGGCTGCTCGACGCGGCTTCCGGGGGCGAGGTGGCGCGCTTCGAGATGACGGCCGGGACCGAGACGGCGTTCATCTGCGGCGAGCTGTATCTGCGGCAGGGGCAGTGGAAGTTCCGGGCCGTGGGGCAGGGGTACGCGGCGGGACTCGCCGGTCTCGCCACGGAGTTCGGCATCACGGTCGACGAGCCGGCCACGGGCGCTGCCGCTCCGCCCGCCCCCGTACCGGCGTCGGCGCCGGCGCAGGCGTCGGCCGCCGGAACGCGGCTCACCAAGGGCGAGGAGCGGCTGCCCGTGGACATGCGCAAGCGGCTGTCGCTGCGCAAGGAACAGGTCGCGGTCAGTCTGCGCAAGCACGGGGCGGAGGGGGTCGTCGCGCGGGTGGTGCTCGTGCTCGACGCCTCCGGTTCCATGAGCTTTCTGTACACCCGGGGCGTCGTGGCCGACGTGGTCGAGCGGATGGCCGCGGTCGCCGCGCAGCTCGACGACGACGGCGAGATGCAGGCCTGGACCTTCGCCTCCCAGCCGGCCCGGCTGCCCGACCTGCGGCTCGGCGAGCTCCCCGACTGGCTGCGGCTGCACGTACGCGTCGGGCAGGTGGGCCTCTTCCGCCGCAACAAGAGGCCGAGGGGTCTCGAACCCGGCCAGGTCGACATGCGGACGGTCGGCATCCAGAACGAGGAGCAGCGCGTCATCGCCGAGGTGCGCTCGTACGTCGCCCAGAACCCCGCTCCCGTCCCCACCCTGGTGCTGTTCTTCTCCGACGGCGGGGTCTATCGCAACGCCGAGATCGAGCAGGAGCTGCGCGCGGCGGTGGAGGAGCCGGTCTTCTGGCAGTTCGTCGGCCTGGGGCGGTCGGACTACGGCGTGCTCGAACGGTTCGACACGCTGCCCGGCCGCCGCGTCGACAACGTCGGCTTCTTCGCCGTCGACGACATCAGCACGGTCCCCGACGCGGAGCTCTACGACCGGCTGCTCTCCGAGTTCCCGAGCTGGATCACGGCAGCGCGCCAGGCCGGCATCCTCTGA